In Desulfobacterales bacterium, one DNA window encodes the following:
- the repC gene encoding replication protein C, IncQ-type, with amino-acid sequence MQGADKKLSISSDMVSPANRVTDNLSKKLTGKKIIQQASDDVKAHIQRQPPVQRFFSFMPTMLTRVSPFHFKSRFKSAEWPLVRLDSGDANSWGCMQVVGELLIIFDETILFCLLMLMTRFENDAFETSLKDLARIAGIDPTPSNSAKIWQSIQRLAGTRIDMQLLSGKGRQRKTIKELTGSILSFADKDQTGGRIRIIINPYFLEMYAESFVTNIDMRFRSRLKSDVSKAFYRFYQGQYETESEIDITRLAQAVNLNMAQEMKQLKSKVRIGLKELQERGYLETYEITRDNRVRVLKTKDAAVKFEGQILSNSDIEFFID; translated from the coding sequence ATGCAAGGCGCAGATAAAAAGCTTTCGATCTCATCAGACATGGTGTCGCCAGCGAATCGCGTAACCGACAATCTATCGAAAAAGTTAACCGGCAAAAAGATTATCCAGCAAGCTTCTGATGATGTAAAGGCCCATATTCAGCGGCAGCCGCCGGTGCAGCGCTTTTTTAGTTTCATGCCCACCATGCTGACCCGGGTTTCACCGTTTCATTTTAAAAGTCGATTCAAATCTGCCGAGTGGCCACTCGTCCGGCTGGATTCCGGCGATGCCAACTCGTGGGGTTGCATGCAAGTGGTCGGAGAACTGCTGATCATTTTTGACGAAACCATTTTGTTTTGTCTGCTCATGCTGATGACCCGCTTTGAAAATGACGCTTTTGAAACCTCCCTCAAGGATCTGGCCCGGATTGCAGGCATTGACCCAACCCCGTCCAACAGCGCCAAAATCTGGCAGAGTATTCAACGACTGGCAGGCACCCGGATCGATATGCAGCTCTTAAGTGGCAAAGGGAGACAAAGAAAAACGATAAAGGAGTTGACCGGCTCGATCCTGAGTTTTGCCGATAAAGACCAGACCGGCGGCCGCATCCGAATTATCATCAATCCCTATTTTCTGGAAATGTATGCCGAAAGTTTTGTGACCAACATCGACATGCGATTCAGAAGCCGCTTGAAATCTGATGTCAGCAAAGCGTTTTACCGTTTCTATCAGGGCCAATACGAAACAGAATCGGAAATTGACATCACGCGTCTGGCCCAGGCCGTTAATTTGAATATGGCTCAGGAAATGAAACAACTAAAATCAAAGGTACGCATCGGATTAAAGGAACTGCAGGAAAGAGGCTACCTGGAAACCTATGAGATCACCCGGGATAATCGGGTGCGGGTGTTAAAAACCAAGGATGCGGCTGTCAAATTCGAAGGTCAGATTCTGAGCAATTCCGATATTGAATTTTTTATCGATTAA
- a CDS encoding M48 family metalloprotease: MNTRHSKLFFYLSVFLVMAAATSCSTHPQAGMSLVPDALLATEDEQMLWKKSEHEQRALESNGLIYSDPELEAYLNQVVVKLKPETAPAELNLRVKVIKNPYLNAFAYPNGLIYIHTGLLARMDNEAQLATVLAHEMTHCIQRHALQAFRKVKSQPAFLIAAQKTLLKTRGLQDLANSLGMAGAMAAVSGYTRELEAEADRVGFDWVLRAGYNPKAALALFDQMLSDIAHDGHEEPFFLGSHPQIRQRTENLQNLPVPDMIEMLAYPKSNQLFLAKLDRLLLDNARSDIRLGRFQVARAAVEKYLQIKPDDTRAYFLLGEIHRQRGSHSDAQTALGYYSQAIVLDPSFAAPHKAIGLIHYKKGQHALAKKFFESCLQLSPDSPDKAYIQGYLKQCTFKEEG, from the coding sequence ATGAACACCCGACACAGCAAATTATTCTTTTACCTTTCAGTCTTTTTGGTAATGGCTGCGGCAACTTCTTGTTCCACCCATCCACAAGCCGGTATGTCGCTTGTGCCGGATGCCTTGCTGGCAACTGAAGATGAACAAATGCTCTGGAAAAAATCGGAGCATGAGCAACGCGCACTGGAAAGCAATGGCCTTATCTACTCAGACCCGGAACTTGAGGCCTATTTGAATCAGGTGGTAGTCAAACTAAAGCCCGAAACGGCACCGGCTGAATTGAACCTGCGTGTTAAAGTCATCAAGAATCCGTATCTGAATGCATTTGCCTATCCCAACGGACTGATCTATATCCATACCGGACTGCTGGCCCGCATGGATAATGAAGCGCAGCTGGCCACAGTGCTGGCCCACGAGATGACCCATTGCATCCAGCGGCATGCCCTGCAAGCATTCAGGAAGGTTAAAAGCCAACCGGCGTTTTTAATTGCCGCGCAAAAAACTCTGCTTAAAACAAGAGGTTTGCAGGATCTGGCAAATTCCCTGGGGATGGCCGGGGCGATGGCGGCCGTCAGCGGGTACACACGGGAGCTGGAAGCTGAAGCAGATCGTGTTGGATTCGATTGGGTTTTGCGGGCGGGCTACAACCCCAAAGCAGCGCTGGCCCTATTTGACCAGATGCTTTCGGATATTGCACATGACGGACATGAAGAGCCCTTCTTTTTGGGCAGCCATCCCCAAATTCGGCAGCGAACTGAAAATTTGCAGAATCTGCCCGTGCCTGATATGATAGAGATGTTGGCGTACCCTAAAAGCAACCAATTATTCCTTGCAAAATTGGATCGGTTGCTCTTAGATAATGCACGATCCGATATACGGCTGGGGCGGTTTCAAGTTGCCAGAGCAGCAGTTGAAAAATATCTGCAAATAAAGCCGGATGACACCCGGGCCTATTTCCTGCTCGGAGAAATTCACAGACAGCGCGGAAGTCATAGTGATGCCCAAACAGCGCTTGGCTATTACAGCCAAGCCATTGTGCTGGACCCGAGCTTTGCCGCCCCTCACAAAGCGATCGGACTCATTCATTATAAAAAAGGTCAGCATGCGCTGGCCAAAAAATTTTTCGAGTCGTGCTTGCAGCTTTCTCCCGATTCCCCGGACAAAGCTTACATCCAGGGGTATTTAAAACAATGCACGTTCAAAGAGGAAGGCTAA
- a CDS encoding TRAP transporter TatT component family protein, whose product MVFRQNWIRILALIFVLTIPTACISNKEMTVASTATLLEDISRSANKQSDLRVIREGMPAYLMLIDGMVESVPDNARLLITAAQVYASFASAFIEDEDPEYARVLFARAKTYAMRALKIRGIKDPVAKPFDEFETAVQSLGKKDVPYMFWAATCWGSWVRLNSSSIAALAELPRVEALMNRVLVLDEQFYYGGPHLFMGIWFASRPQIAGGNLEKAHDHFQKAMAFSQDVFLMTRVFFADQYARKTLDRQLFETSLQAVLESPVNKVPELTLLNTVAQQKARSLLAQADELF is encoded by the coding sequence ATGGTCTTTAGGCAGAATTGGATCCGGATCCTTGCACTCATATTTGTCCTCACAATCCCGACAGCCTGTATTTCCAATAAGGAAATGACTGTCGCGTCCACCGCAACGCTTCTGGAAGATATTTCAAGATCTGCCAACAAGCAGTCTGATTTACGCGTCATCCGCGAAGGAATGCCCGCTTATCTGATGCTGATCGACGGTATGGTTGAATCCGTACCGGACAATGCCCGTCTATTGATTACGGCAGCCCAGGTGTATGCCTCATTTGCATCCGCCTTTATTGAAGATGAAGATCCGGAATATGCCCGCGTTTTATTCGCACGCGCAAAAACATATGCCATGAGAGCTCTGAAAATCCGGGGTATAAAAGACCCTGTCGCCAAACCGTTTGACGAATTTGAGACCGCGGTTCAGTCTCTGGGCAAAAAAGATGTCCCCTATATGTTCTGGGCGGCAACATGCTGGGGAAGCTGGGTTCGGCTCAATTCAAGCTCCATCGCTGCCCTGGCGGAACTGCCCCGTGTGGAAGCCCTTATGAATCGGGTACTCGTTCTTGATGAACAATTCTACTATGGTGGCCCGCATCTGTTTATGGGCATATGGTTTGCCTCCAGGCCACAAATCGCCGGTGGCAATCTTGAAAAGGCGCACGATCATTTTCAAAAAGCCATGGCGTTTAGCCAGGATGTTTTTTTAATGACCCGGGTCTTTTTTGCCGACCAGTATGCGCGCAAAACGTTAGACCGTCAATTGTTTGAGACCAGCCTTCAGGCGGTTCTGGAATCACCCGTCAATAAGGTCCCCGAATTAACGTTGCTCAATACCGTGGCCCAGCAAAAAGCCAGATCATTACTTGCTCAGGCAGACGAATTATTTTAG
- the dctP gene encoding TRAP transporter substrate-binding protein DctP, with product MQRPVTMIRVAIAIITCLFMFSPTPSVAKTVVIKLATLAPEGSSWIETFNAINAEIKQKTDGQVRCKFYAGGVLGDEKDMLRKMHIGQIHAAGLTSAGLSAIFNEMDVFQIPFLFKSHEEVDYVLTQMDGFYRKGFDDNQYVLLGWSEGGFVHLMSTQPVATLADLRKLKVWTWEDAPMTRIIFDEANVSAIPLTVPDVLVGLQTGLVDVVYAPPSGAISLQWFTKIRYITDVNLIYLIGAVVIKKKVFNKITPAHQKIIIDVWQRHMSQLKQTIRSENQEAMQVMVKQGIKIIVPTENQVTEFKDVSAKAIQRLEGETFSQKVLDEVNAHIKTYRKKNQ from the coding sequence ATGCAACGACCCGTAACAATGATCCGTGTCGCCATCGCTATCATCACGTGCTTGTTTATGTTTTCACCCACACCCAGCGTAGCCAAAACAGTAGTCATTAAACTGGCCACCCTGGCGCCGGAAGGCAGTTCGTGGATCGAAACGTTTAATGCCATTAACGCTGAGATCAAACAAAAAACCGATGGCCAAGTGCGCTGTAAGTTTTATGCCGGAGGGGTGCTGGGAGATGAAAAGGATATGCTGCGCAAAATGCATATTGGTCAGATACATGCAGCGGGCCTGACGTCAGCGGGCCTGTCGGCGATTTTTAACGAAATGGACGTCTTTCAAATACCGTTTCTTTTCAAGTCCCACGAAGAAGTTGACTATGTGTTAACCCAGATGGATGGGTTTTATCGCAAGGGTTTTGACGACAACCAATATGTCCTTTTGGGCTGGTCCGAGGGGGGGTTTGTGCACCTGATGTCAACCCAGCCGGTGGCCACCCTCGCCGATCTCAGAAAACTCAAAGTCTGGACCTGGGAAGATGCACCCATGACGCGCATCATTTTTGATGAAGCCAATGTTTCGGCCATTCCGCTAACAGTGCCCGATGTTTTGGTGGGTCTTCAAACCGGTCTAGTAGATGTGGTTTATGCGCCGCCCAGCGGTGCCATTTCCTTACAATGGTTTACCAAAATCCGCTACATCACCGATGTCAATCTCATCTATCTAATCGGTGCGGTGGTCATCAAGAAAAAGGTGTTCAACAAAATCACCCCCGCCCACCAAAAAATCATCATAGACGTCTGGCAGCGCCACATGAGCCAGCTGAAGCAAACCATCCGCAGCGAGAACCAGGAAGCCATGCAGGTGATGGTCAAGCAGGGCATTAAAATCATTGTCCCTACAGAGAATCAGGTGACGGAGTTTAAAGATGTATCTGCCAAAGCCATCCAGCGGCTGGAAGGCGAAACCTTCTCCCAAAAAGTCCTGGATGAGGTCAATGCCCACATCAAAACCTATCGAAAGAAAAATCAATAA
- a CDS encoding TRAP transporter small permease: MQHWQKWDQTLGRIEKFTLCTMLSVMILVAFLQIILRNVFSSGISWGDPLVRYLVLWVGFIGASLATKEGKHITIEIFSRWFSGRGNQYLKAISNLISTLVCALLVYAGWTFVSNEAQMGGTTFLQIPLWVPQIIIPVTFALMTLRFGLRCWFELALIFASGNPSKHGKPS, translated from the coding sequence ATGCAGCACTGGCAAAAATGGGATCAGACCCTCGGCCGTATCGAAAAGTTCACCCTATGCACCATGCTCAGTGTGATGATTCTGGTGGCGTTTTTGCAGATTATACTGCGCAACGTTTTTAGCAGCGGAATTTCGTGGGGCGACCCCCTGGTTCGCTATCTGGTCTTGTGGGTCGGATTTATCGGCGCCAGCCTGGCAACCAAAGAGGGCAAACATATCACCATTGAAATATTTTCAAGATGGTTTTCCGGCCGCGGCAATCAGTATCTTAAGGCCATCTCCAACTTGATCTCAACCCTGGTTTGCGCGCTGTTGGTCTATGCGGGCTGGACATTTGTCAGCAACGAGGCCCAAATGGGCGGTACCACCTTTCTGCAAATTCCCCTCTGGGTTCCGCAAATCATTATCCCGGTCACCTTCGCATTGATGACATTGCGCTTTGGCCTGCGTTGCTGGTTCGAACTGGCGCTGATCTTTGCATCCGGCAACCCCAGCAAGCACGGAAAGCCATCATGA
- a CDS encoding TRAP transporter large permease subunit — protein sequence MTLLAILAAIVLMLMGVPVFVAICGLALYLFFISGIDLSAVVIEMHRMATTPVLVAIPLFTFSGFLLSESGAPKRLIRLSNAILGWLPGGIAVIALICCAIFTALTGATGLTIIALGGILLPAMTRARYPENFSLGLLTTSGTLGLLFPPSLPLIIYAIIAGIRIDQLFIAGILPGILLVVLLSLFSITRALRADVPKTSFKLSEILQALREALWELPLPVVVLGGIYSGKFAVSEAAAITAVYVLLVEVIVYRDIRWKDLPEIMRKSMVLVGAILIILGAAMGLTNYLIDAEIPMQLLDFFKTHIESKFLFLLVLNLFLLAVGCTMGIFSALVVVVPLLAPIAAAYGIDPIHLGIIFLANLEIGASIPPLGINLFIASIRFERPVLRLYGASLPFIAILLVALALITYIPWISLVLLK from the coding sequence ATGACGCTGCTGGCCATCCTTGCCGCCATAGTTTTAATGCTGATGGGGGTGCCTGTTTTTGTGGCGATCTGCGGGCTGGCCCTTTACCTGTTTTTTATCAGCGGCATTGACCTATCGGCCGTTGTGATTGAGATGCACCGCATGGCCACTACCCCAGTGCTGGTGGCCATTCCGCTGTTTACCTTCTCCGGATTCCTGCTTTCAGAAAGCGGCGCACCCAAACGATTGATCCGTCTGTCAAACGCGATCCTGGGCTGGTTGCCCGGCGGTATCGCAGTGATTGCGCTGATTTGCTGCGCTATTTTTACTGCCCTGACCGGAGCTACCGGTTTGACTATCATTGCTTTGGGCGGCATTTTGCTGCCGGCAATGACACGCGCCAGGTATCCGGAAAATTTCTCCCTAGGCTTGCTGACTACCTCCGGAACCCTGGGATTGCTGTTTCCTCCCAGTTTGCCGCTGATCATCTATGCCATCATCGCCGGTATCAGAATCGATCAGCTGTTTATTGCCGGTATCCTGCCCGGCATTTTACTGGTCGTGCTGCTGTCTTTGTTCAGTATTACCCGAGCGCTGCGCGCCGATGTGCCCAAAACCAGTTTTAAGCTGTCTGAAATTTTGCAGGCCCTGCGGGAGGCGCTCTGGGAATTGCCCTTACCGGTGGTGGTTCTGGGTGGCATCTACAGCGGCAAATTTGCCGTCAGTGAGGCGGCCGCCATTACGGCGGTTTACGTGTTGCTGGTCGAAGTGATTGTTTACCGGGATATTCGCTGGAAGGACTTGCCCGAAATCATGCGCAAAAGCATGGTTTTAGTGGGTGCCATCCTGATCATTCTGGGCGCGGCCATGGGTCTGACCAACTATCTTATCGATGCTGAAATACCGATGCAGCTGCTGGATTTTTTCAAGACCCATATCGAAAGCAAATTTCTGTTTTTGCTGGTTTTGAACCTGTTTCTTTTGGCGGTGGGCTGTACGATGGGAATTTTTTCGGCCCTGGTGGTGGTGGTCCCGCTGCTGGCGCCCATTGCGGCGGCCTATGGCATCGACCCCATTCACCTGGGCATCATCTTTTTGGCCAACCTGGAAATCGGCGCATCCATTCCCCCACTGGGCATCAATCTTTTTATCGCCAGTATCCGCTTCGAGCGTCCGGTGCTAAGGCTCTACGGGGCCTCACTGCCCTTTATCGCTATCCTGCTGGTGGCCTTAGCCCTGATTACCTATATCCCCTGGATAAGTCTTGTATTGCTCAAATAA
- a CDS encoding DMT family transporter, giving the protein MTLQHSSDPASRSFNWRPYVLLAIAPLCWAGNIVLARGVVDIIPPVSLAFWRWTVASLLLWPFAHPHAKRDWPLFVRHWKMMLFLSLVGISGFNTLLYMAVHTTTAINGALIQTTMPAVIILISLLAFQEKVSRLQNLGVGLCIIGAGLVVLRGQLSTILEMSFVRGDLLMLVAVLLYALYSAFLQRRPSIHPFSFLMYTFTLGALGLLPLYLLELRFSPAFALSFEVAASVLYVAVFPSIVAFFCWNRGVELIGANRAGLFINLIPVFASILAIVWLGESLRAFHLIGMLLIFTGMVLFNR; this is encoded by the coding sequence ATGACATTGCAACATTCCAGCGATCCCGCAAGCCGGTCGTTTAACTGGCGGCCCTATGTGCTGCTGGCCATCGCCCCTTTGTGCTGGGCCGGCAACATTGTTTTAGCCCGGGGAGTGGTTGATATCATTCCCCCCGTCAGTCTTGCTTTTTGGCGCTGGACGGTTGCTTCCCTACTGCTATGGCCTTTTGCGCATCCGCATGCCAAACGGGACTGGCCCCTTTTTGTCCGGCACTGGAAGATGATGCTGTTTTTGTCGCTGGTCGGCATTTCAGGCTTTAATACCCTGCTATACATGGCCGTGCACACTACCACGGCCATCAACGGCGCCCTTATCCAAACCACCATGCCGGCCGTTATTATTTTAATATCGTTGCTGGCGTTTCAAGAGAAGGTCAGCCGGCTGCAAAACCTGGGGGTCGGCTTATGTATCATCGGCGCCGGTCTGGTGGTATTGCGCGGTCAATTATCAACGATTCTGGAAATGTCTTTTGTGCGCGGTGATCTGCTAATGCTGGTGGCTGTTTTGCTGTATGCGCTGTATTCCGCATTTTTGCAACGCCGGCCCTCGATTCACCCGTTCAGCTTCCTGATGTATACCTTTACCCTGGGAGCCCTGGGCTTGCTGCCATTGTATCTGTTGGAGCTAAGATTCAGCCCGGCATTTGCGCTTAGCTTCGAAGTGGCCGCCAGTGTTCTGTACGTGGCCGTTTTTCCGTCAATTGTGGCTTTTTTTTGCTGGAATCGCGGCGTTGAGCTGATCGGCGCCAACCGTGCCGGTCTGTTTATCAATTTAATTCCGGTGTTTGCCTCCATACTGGCCATCGTCTGGCTGGGGGAATCGCTGAGGGCCTTTCATTTGATCGGAATGCTGCTTATCTTTACGGGTATGGTTTTGTTCAATCGGTAA
- a CDS encoding universal stress protein, with protein sequence MPENKNILICTDFSKHAESALVHAMDQAKKYKAKLHIFHVIMPSDPCGNSDSNSASDAGHAQEPSESENNIVQQTIGALKQKYTDVLRNNINDYEYIVKIGTPDIEIVQYARENKIDVIILGALGIPEKDRATRVRTAANVSKFAPCQVIVIQMNTRDSFGI encoded by the coding sequence ATGCCGGAAAACAAAAACATCCTGATTTGCACCGATTTTTCAAAGCATGCTGAATCCGCTCTGGTTCATGCAATGGACCAGGCCAAAAAATACAAGGCCAAGCTGCATATCTTTCATGTGATCATGCCCTCTGACCCGTGCGGCAATTCGGATTCAAATTCGGCATCGGATGCCGGCCATGCGCAAGAACCATCCGAATCGGAAAACAACATCGTGCAGCAGACCATTGGCGCTTTAAAGCAAAAATATACCGACGTCTTGCGCAATAATATCAATGATTATGAATACATCGTAAAAATCGGTACACCGGACATCGAAATTGTCCAATATGCCAGAGAAAACAAGATCGATGTCATCATTTTGGGCGCCCTTGGCATACCGGAAAAGGACCGCGCCACCCGCGTCCGGACCGCGGCCAACGTCTCCAAGTTCGCACCCTGTCAGGTCATCGTCATTCAAATGAACACACGCGATAGCTTCGGCATTTAG
- a CDS encoding ATP-binding protein, which yields MSPSDTSQFYDLTFKSVLDALPCYLTIQDADLNILFANQTFRNDFGDAVGKSCYNVFQGTEHKCRKCPVQKSFIDKKVHIAEETILLKDGSANEMIVYSAPLFNLTGNVTAVIKMLTNVNMIKEVQKELVTLGQSFAVLTHDLKNMLEVLEGGSYVIEEGIKDNDMALTSKGWQIVRKNIHEISRVTQNILYSAKERPPTFQKVKPSEIARRAVALFQEKAGNFEIQLISQLNPALPYTTMDVPSIVRMLSNLIWNALEACDQDKRKTSHSVFVRAEFYNKDFYMFEVEDNAGGMDKSTEENLFEEFFSNKGDSGTGLGLMVVDRIVKNHKGKIEVLTKPEIGSLFRTIFKA from the coding sequence ATGAGCCCATCAGACACCTCACAATTTTACGATTTAACATTTAAAAGTGTGCTGGATGCCCTTCCCTGTTATTTAACGATTCAGGACGCTGATTTGAATATCCTTTTCGCGAATCAAACCTTCCGCAACGACTTTGGAGATGCGGTGGGCAAGTCCTGCTATAATGTCTTTCAGGGCACAGAGCACAAATGCCGCAAATGCCCGGTGCAAAAAAGCTTTATCGATAAAAAAGTCCACATTGCCGAAGAAACCATTCTGCTCAAGGACGGTTCAGCCAATGAAATGATAGTTTACTCGGCGCCTCTGTTCAATTTAACCGGCAATGTGACTGCTGTGATCAAGATGCTAACCAACGTTAATATGATCAAAGAGGTGCAAAAAGAGCTGGTCACCCTGGGCCAATCCTTTGCGGTTTTAACCCATGATTTAAAAAACATGCTGGAGGTTTTGGAGGGCGGTTCCTATGTGATCGAAGAGGGCATCAAAGACAATGATATGGCCTTAACCAGCAAGGGCTGGCAAATTGTTCGCAAAAACATCCATGAAATCTCCCGGGTCACCCAGAATATATTGTACTCTGCCAAAGAACGACCGCCCACATTTCAAAAAGTCAAACCCAGTGAAATCGCGCGTCGCGCAGTGGCGCTTTTTCAGGAAAAAGCGGGCAATTTTGAAATCCAGCTGATCAGCCAGTTGAATCCAGCCTTGCCCTATACCACGATGGATGTCCCCAGCATTGTCCGCATGCTCAGCAATTTGATTTGGAATGCGCTGGAAGCCTGCGACCAGGATAAGCGCAAAACGTCGCACTCGGTATTTGTCCGGGCTGAATTTTATAATAAAGATTTTTATATGTTTGAAGTTGAGGACAACGCCGGTGGAATGGACAAATCGACAGAGGAAAATTTGTTCGAAGAATTTTTTTCCAACAAAGGCGACAGCGGCACCGGTTTGGGATTGATGGTCGTTGACCGCATCGTTAAAAATCACAAAGGCAAAATCGAAGTCCTTACCAAACCTGAAATCGGCAGTTTATTTCGCACCATATTCAAAGCGTAG
- a CDS encoding adenylate/guanylate cyclase domain-containing protein translates to MTQDELKHRLAAIISADVVGYSRLMAEDELATVRTLAAWREKISVIVDAHQGRVVDFVGDNMLAEFQSAIDAVDAAMEIQQTLAQLNAQIDTHRQMNLRIGINIGDVLVDGDLIYGDGVNIAARLESLAETCGICISEVVYSQVHNKREHKYVDMGPQTLKNIPDAVHVYRVVPEGLEKPPLTAAAVAQPATTPPLPEKPSLAVLPFANLSADPKQDYFSDGLTMDVMTALVRIPGLFLISEISMFSYKAQIPSIDELRTKLGVSHVLDGGVRKAGDRVRITARLVETASGRQIWAERFDRKIDDIFLVQDEITEQIVTAMDVQLVTGEVGRSIRETLQNPEALECYYRGWEALFGSTREDIREAQQMFEETIRLEPEASFGYAMAAWSHWWAVAQGLCDDVSESLVLAAERAGRAMELDDFTGLSHLVMAEIDLFNRDHEKALAAAEEAVIARPSCDLSFVAKANILIYLGRAEEAIGMAKFAIRLAPVCPPFFQAVLASAYFGSGLYDKAIAAATEAIQADANHQAAYLILAAANIALDRLQAAQKAAAEIRRISPDFRLETYAATQPYKDPATLKQIIGDLQKAGLR, encoded by the coding sequence ATGACCCAAGATGAACTCAAACACCGTCTGGCGGCTATTATCAGCGCCGATGTGGTTGGTTACAGCCGTCTGATGGCCGAAGATGAACTCGCCACTGTACGGACCCTGGCTGCCTGGCGGGAAAAAATTTCTGTGATTGTTGATGCCCATCAAGGCCGGGTGGTTGATTTTGTCGGCGATAATATGCTGGCCGAGTTTCAAAGTGCTATCGATGCGGTGGATGCGGCCATGGAAATTCAACAAACCCTGGCCCAACTGAATGCGCAAATTGATACCCATCGGCAAATGAACCTGCGCATCGGCATCAACATTGGCGATGTTCTGGTAGATGGGGATCTTATCTATGGTGACGGGGTCAACATCGCCGCCCGACTGGAAAGTCTTGCTGAAACCTGCGGCATCTGTATCTCGGAAGTTGTTTACAGCCAGGTGCACAACAAACGCGAGCATAAGTATGTTGATATGGGGCCCCAGACGCTGAAAAATATTCCCGATGCAGTGCATGTGTACCGGGTGGTCCCCGAGGGGCTTGAAAAACCCCCATTGACTGCGGCGGCTGTAGCGCAGCCCGCCACAACGCCACCGCTTCCAGAAAAGCCTTCGTTGGCCGTCTTGCCATTTGCAAATCTCAGTGCCGACCCCAAGCAAGATTATTTCAGTGACGGATTGACGATGGATGTCATGACTGCTCTGGTTAGAATTCCCGGTCTTTTTCTGATCAGCGAAATTTCGATGTTTAGCTACAAGGCTCAGATCCCTTCCATTGACGAGCTGCGCACCAAATTGGGTGTCAGCCATGTATTGGATGGAGGGGTTCGCAAAGCCGGTGATCGTGTCCGGATCACTGCCCGGCTGGTCGAGACCGCCAGCGGCCGACAGATATGGGCTGAACGGTTTGATCGCAAGATTGACGATATCTTTCTGGTACAGGATGAGATTACCGAACAGATCGTCACCGCCATGGACGTACAGCTGGTGACCGGCGAAGTTGGTCGCAGCATAAGGGAAACCCTTCAAAATCCAGAAGCGCTTGAATGCTATTACCGGGGCTGGGAAGCCCTGTTTGGGTCTACCAGAGAAGATATCCGCGAAGCCCAGCAAATGTTTGAAGAAACCATCCGGCTGGAACCGGAAGCCTCTTTCGGTTATGCCATGGCGGCCTGGTCACACTGGTGGGCGGTCGCGCAGGGACTATGCGATGATGTTTCCGAATCACTGGTGCTGGCGGCTGAGCGGGCCGGCAGGGCCATGGAACTGGATGACTTTACCGGGCTATCGCATCTGGTGATGGCTGAAATCGATCTTTTTAATCGTGATCATGAAAAAGCGCTGGCGGCTGCGGAAGAAGCGGTCATCGCACGACCCAGTTGTGATCTTTCGTTTGTGGCCAAAGCCAATATCTTAATATACCTGGGCCGGGCGGAAGAAGCCATCGGCATGGCTAAATTTGCCATTCGTCTGGCGCCGGTTTGCCCGCCCTTTTTTCAGGCGGTTTTGGCCTCGGCCTACTTCGGCAGCGGCTTATACGACAAAGCCATCGCTGCGGCGACAGAAGCGATCCAGGCCGATGCGAATCATCAGGCTGCTTATCTGATCCTGGCCGCCGCCAATATTGCGCTGGATCGACTGCAAGCCGCCCAAAAAGCCGCTGCTGAAATCAGGCGAATTTCCCCGGATTTTCGTCTCGAAACCTATGCGGCCACCCAGCCTTACAAAGACCCGGCAACACTGAAACAGATCATCGGTGACCTGCAAAAAGCAGGATTAAGGTGA
- a CDS encoding P-II family nitrogen regulator, which translates to MYLLVNVLEQSEQLPTIMEQFAKIGITGSTVIDSTGMGRVLMRTRATLPVMQQINKVTTDLESSNKTILTIIREKQRLDKAIKIVKSLCGDLDQPGKGILFTLPLDFVEGVSELG; encoded by the coding sequence ATGTATTTACTGGTGAATGTTTTAGAGCAATCCGAACAATTGCCAACCATTATGGAGCAGTTTGCCAAAATCGGTATCACGGGCTCAACGGTGATTGACAGCACCGGTATGGGGCGGGTGCTGATGCGCACGCGGGCAACGCTGCCCGTGATGCAGCAAATCAACAAGGTCACCACCGATCTGGAATCTTCAAACAAGACCATTCTGACGATCATCAGAGAAAAGCAGCGCCTGGACAAAGCCATCAAAATCGTCAAATCTTTATGCGGTGATCTGGATCAGCCCGGCAAGGGGATACTGTTTACGCTGCCGCTCGATTTTGTCGAAGGCGTATCGGAGCTAGGTTAA